The Strigops habroptila isolate Jane chromosome 13, bStrHab1.2.pri, whole genome shotgun sequence genome contains a region encoding:
- the LOC115615028 gene encoding erythrocyte membrane protein band 4.2-like isoform X7 — MGQDDEVFLANEAQRQEYILNQDGVIYWGTENAVLAQPWDFSQFEEDIVDICFTLLDVGERHRDKDHTQRKNPVYIGRTVAAMLNCDEFRGILTECGTGQYFNGTPPSKWLGSGPILRQWVASQCKPVRYGQCWVFAAVMCSVLRCLGIPTRVVTGFTWAHNTNSSLSVDEYYDEDGTLLTQDKSARVWTFHVWNECWMARADLLPEYSGWQALDATCQEKRKGPSFCGPAPVQAIKEGDTEVDYDVCYFFAAINAKCQVWIQKTDDTLRPALGSTKYTGNNISTKSVGSERCEDITHNYKYPEGSLQEKVALDKAYTKIKELEATSSSSKTQFSSIPTTLEEPVNLFIHLQSKNSLLRGQDIPLSIEVFNHSGGEKSTHLVVGAQSLHYKGVPVTQLWKEEFHLILRSNEANNLQVFVPYSRYREELGEDHLLRLTATLKDEDSFYIYFAQEEISICDPPLTIEFPENMVQYQPSTAKISLLNPLTEPLEKCVIVVAGRGLIYRQRKYKLGSVQPKSTQQLQIPFTPTQAGPRRLTAHLTCLQFQNLKSYKTIDIATA; from the exons ATGGGCCAAG ATGATGAGGTGTTCTTGGCTAATGAGGCACAGCGGCAGGAGTACATTTTAAACCAAGACGGTGTCATCTACTGGGGGACAGAAAATGCAGTCCTAGCACAACCTTGGGACTTCAGTCAG TTCGAGGAGGATATTGTTGACATCTGCTTCACACTGCTGGATGTAGGTGAACGCCATCGAGACAAGGATCACACCCAGCGCAAGAACCCTGTTTACATCGGCCGCACAGTTGCTGCCATG ctgaaCTGTGATGAGTTTAGAGGAATCCTGACAGAATGTGGGACCGGGCAATACTTTAATGGGACGCCCCCTTCCAAGTGGCTGGGAAGCGGTCCCATCCTCCGGCAGTGGGTTGCATCGCAGTGCAAGCCTGTCCGCTatgggcagtgctgggtgtTTGCTGCAGTCATGTGTTCAG TTCTGAGGTGCCTGGGAATTCCTACCAGGGTGGTCACAGGCTTTACGTGGGCTCACAACACTAACAGCAGCCTGAGTGTGGATGAGTACTATGATGAAGATGGGACACTGCTAACACAAGACAAGAGTGCCCGTGTCTG GACCTTCCATGTTTGGAATGAATGCTGGATGGCTCGAGCAGACTTGCTACCAGAGTACAGTGGGTGGCAGGCACTGGATGCCACctgccaggaaaaaagaaaag GTCCATCCTTCTGTGGGCCAGCCCCTGTTCAAGCCATCAAGGAAGGGGACACAGAAGTTGATTATGATGTCTGCTACTTCTTTGCTGCCATCAATGCCAAGTGCCAGGTCTGGATACAAAAAACAGATGACACTCTCAGGCCAGCTCTTGGTAGCACAAAGTACACTGGCAACAACATCAGCACCAAGAGTGTGGGCAGTGAACGCTGTGAGGATATCACACACAACTACAAGTATCCTGAAG GTTCTCTTCAGGAAAAAGTAGCACTTGACAAAGCCTACACAAAGATAAAGGAGCTTGAGgcaaccagcagcagcagcaaaacacagtttAGCTCCATTCCTACCACCCTTGAAGAGCCAGTTAACCTCTTCATCCACCTCCAATCGAAGAATTCTCTGCTACGGGGACAAGACATTCCGCTTTCCATTGAAGTATTTAACCACAGTGGTGGAGAAAAGTCTACTCACCTGGTAGTTGGGGCCCAGTCTCTACATTATAAGGGTGTGCCTGTTACCCAACTTTGGAAGGAAGAGTTTCATCTTATCCTGAGAAGCAATGAAG CTAACAACCTGCAAGTCTTTGTGCCTTACTCACGGTACAGAGAAGAACTGGGAGAGGACCATCTGCTTAGGCTGACTGCCACGTTGAAAGATGAGGACTCCTTCTACATATACTTTGCACAGGAAGAGATCAGCATTTGTGATCCCCCTCTCACTATTGAG TTTCCAGAAAACATGGTACAATATCAGCCAAGCACAGCAAAGATCAGCCTCCTGAACCCTCTCACCGAACCCTTGGAGAAGTGTGTGATAGTGGTTGCAGGGCGAGGGCTCATTTACAGACAAAGGAAGTACAA GTTGGGCTCCGTGCAACCTAAAAGCACTCAACAGCTGCAAATCCCATTCACCCCCACCCAAGCTGGGCCCAGAAGACTCACTGCACATCTTACCTGCCTTCAATTCCAGAACCTGAAGAGCTACAAAACTATCGACATTGCAACTGCCTAA
- the LOC115615028 gene encoding erythrocyte membrane protein band 4.2-like isoform X4, whose product MGQGLSIKKCDFKITMNNKNHHTEEISTERLIVRRGQPFTITVCFSAPIHSYLWQLKRTFLIVQTDDEVFLANEAQRQEYILNQDGVIYWGTENAVLAQPWDFSQFEEDIVDICFTLLDVGERHRDKDHTQRKNPVYIGRTVAAMLNCDEFRGILTECGTGQYFNGTPPSKWLGSGPILRQWVASQCKPVRYGQCWVFAAVMCSVLRCLGIPTRVVTGFTWAHNTNSSLSVDEYYDEDGTLLTQDKSARVWTFHVWNECWMARADLLPEYSGWQALDATCQEKRKGPSFCGPAPVQAIKEGDTEVDYDVCYFFAAINAKCQVWIQKTDDTLRPALGSTKYTGNNISTKSVGSERCEDITHNYKYPEGSLQEKVALDKAYTKIKELEATSSSSKTQFSSIPTTLEEPVNLFIHLQSKNSLLRGQDIPLSIEVFNHSGGEKSTHLVVGAQSLHYKGVPVTQLWKEEFHLILRSNEANNLQVFVPYSRYREELGEDHLLRLTATLKDEDSFYIYFAQEEISICDPPLTIEFPENMVQYQPSTAKISLLNPLTEPLEKCVIVVAGRGLIYRQRKYKLGSVQPKSTQQLQIPFTPTQAGPRRLTAHLTCLQFQNLKSYKTIDIATA is encoded by the exons ATGGGCCAAG GTCTGAGCATcaaaaaatgtgatttcaagATCACAATGAACAACAAGAACCACCACACAGAAGAAATCAGCACTGAAAGGCTTATAGTGAGGCGGGGGCAGCCATTCACTATCACTGTATGCTTCTCGGCTCCGATACACAGCTACCTGTGGCAGCTGAAGAGGACCTTCCTCATAGTACAGACAG ATGATGAGGTGTTCTTGGCTAATGAGGCACAGCGGCAGGAGTACATTTTAAACCAAGACGGTGTCATCTACTGGGGGACAGAAAATGCAGTCCTAGCACAACCTTGGGACTTCAGTCAG TTCGAGGAGGATATTGTTGACATCTGCTTCACACTGCTGGATGTAGGTGAACGCCATCGAGACAAGGATCACACCCAGCGCAAGAACCCTGTTTACATCGGCCGCACAGTTGCTGCCATG ctgaaCTGTGATGAGTTTAGAGGAATCCTGACAGAATGTGGGACCGGGCAATACTTTAATGGGACGCCCCCTTCCAAGTGGCTGGGAAGCGGTCCCATCCTCCGGCAGTGGGTTGCATCGCAGTGCAAGCCTGTCCGCTatgggcagtgctgggtgtTTGCTGCAGTCATGTGTTCAG TTCTGAGGTGCCTGGGAATTCCTACCAGGGTGGTCACAGGCTTTACGTGGGCTCACAACACTAACAGCAGCCTGAGTGTGGATGAGTACTATGATGAAGATGGGACACTGCTAACACAAGACAAGAGTGCCCGTGTCTG GACCTTCCATGTTTGGAATGAATGCTGGATGGCTCGAGCAGACTTGCTACCAGAGTACAGTGGGTGGCAGGCACTGGATGCCACctgccaggaaaaaagaaaag GTCCATCCTTCTGTGGGCCAGCCCCTGTTCAAGCCATCAAGGAAGGGGACACAGAAGTTGATTATGATGTCTGCTACTTCTTTGCTGCCATCAATGCCAAGTGCCAGGTCTGGATACAAAAAACAGATGACACTCTCAGGCCAGCTCTTGGTAGCACAAAGTACACTGGCAACAACATCAGCACCAAGAGTGTGGGCAGTGAACGCTGTGAGGATATCACACACAACTACAAGTATCCTGAAG GTTCTCTTCAGGAAAAAGTAGCACTTGACAAAGCCTACACAAAGATAAAGGAGCTTGAGgcaaccagcagcagcagcaaaacacagtttAGCTCCATTCCTACCACCCTTGAAGAGCCAGTTAACCTCTTCATCCACCTCCAATCGAAGAATTCTCTGCTACGGGGACAAGACATTCCGCTTTCCATTGAAGTATTTAACCACAGTGGTGGAGAAAAGTCTACTCACCTGGTAGTTGGGGCCCAGTCTCTACATTATAAGGGTGTGCCTGTTACCCAACTTTGGAAGGAAGAGTTTCATCTTATCCTGAGAAGCAATGAAG CTAACAACCTGCAAGTCTTTGTGCCTTACTCACGGTACAGAGAAGAACTGGGAGAGGACCATCTGCTTAGGCTGACTGCCACGTTGAAAGATGAGGACTCCTTCTACATATACTTTGCACAGGAAGAGATCAGCATTTGTGATCCCCCTCTCACTATTGAG TTTCCAGAAAACATGGTACAATATCAGCCAAGCACAGCAAAGATCAGCCTCCTGAACCCTCTCACCGAACCCTTGGAGAAGTGTGTGATAGTGGTTGCAGGGCGAGGGCTCATTTACAGACAAAGGAAGTACAA GTTGGGCTCCGTGCAACCTAAAAGCACTCAACAGCTGCAAATCCCATTCACCCCCACCCAAGCTGGGCCCAGAAGACTCACTGCACATCTTACCTGCCTTCAATTCCAGAACCTGAAGAGCTACAAAACTATCGACATTGCAACTGCCTAA
- the LOC115615028 gene encoding erythrocyte membrane protein band 4.2-like isoform X1 — MGQGLSIKKCDFKITMNNKNHHTEEISTERLIVRRGQPFTITVCFSAPIHSYLWQLKRTFLIVQTGSHPSKADGTQTEFPISSLGDQKQWSAAPEEQDPCFWTISVNTPANAPIGQYALLLHASKSYHLLGSFTLLFNPWCQDDEVFLANEAQRQEYILNQDGVIYWGTENAVLAQPWDFSQFEEDIVDICFTLLDVGERHRDKDHTQRKNPVYIGRTVAAMLNCDEFRGILTECGTGQYFNGTPPSKWLGSGPILRQWVASQCKPVRYGQCWVFAAVMCSVLRCLGIPTRVVTGFTWAHNTNSSLSVDEYYDEDGTLLTQDKSARVWTFHVWNECWMARADLLPEYSGWQALDATCQEKRKGPSFCGPAPVQAIKEGDTEVDYDVCYFFAAINAKCQVWIQKTDDTLRPALGSTKYTGNNISTKSVGSERCEDITHNYKYPEGSLQEKVALDKAYTKIKELEATSSSSKTQFSSIPTTLEEPVNLFIHLQSKNSLLRGQDIPLSIEVFNHSGGEKSTHLVVGAQSLHYKGVPVTQLWKEEFHLILRSNEANNLQVFVPYSRYREELGEDHLLRLTATLKDEDSFYIYFAQEEISICDPPLTIEFPENMVQYQPSTAKISLLNPLTEPLEKCVIVVAGRGLIYRQRKYKLGSVQPKSTQQLQIPFTPTQAGPRRLTAHLTCLQFQNLKSYKTIDIATA, encoded by the exons ATGGGCCAAG GTCTGAGCATcaaaaaatgtgatttcaagATCACAATGAACAACAAGAACCACCACACAGAAGAAATCAGCACTGAAAGGCTTATAGTGAGGCGGGGGCAGCCATTCACTATCACTGTATGCTTCTCGGCTCCGATACACAGCTACCTGTGGCAGCTGAAGAGGACCTTCCTCATAGTACAGACAG GATCACATCCTTCCAAAGCAGATGGAACCCAGACTGAATTTCCCATCTCCAGCCTGGGAGACCAGAAGCAGTGGAGCGCAGCACCGGAAGAACAGGACCCATGCTTCTGGACCATCTCTGTGAACACACCTGCCAATGCTCCCATTGGCCAGTATGCTCTGCTTTTACATGCCTCGAAGTCTTACCATCTCCTGGGCAGCTTCACCCTTCTCTTTAATCCATGGTGCCAAG ATGATGAGGTGTTCTTGGCTAATGAGGCACAGCGGCAGGAGTACATTTTAAACCAAGACGGTGTCATCTACTGGGGGACAGAAAATGCAGTCCTAGCACAACCTTGGGACTTCAGTCAG TTCGAGGAGGATATTGTTGACATCTGCTTCACACTGCTGGATGTAGGTGAACGCCATCGAGACAAGGATCACACCCAGCGCAAGAACCCTGTTTACATCGGCCGCACAGTTGCTGCCATG ctgaaCTGTGATGAGTTTAGAGGAATCCTGACAGAATGTGGGACCGGGCAATACTTTAATGGGACGCCCCCTTCCAAGTGGCTGGGAAGCGGTCCCATCCTCCGGCAGTGGGTTGCATCGCAGTGCAAGCCTGTCCGCTatgggcagtgctgggtgtTTGCTGCAGTCATGTGTTCAG TTCTGAGGTGCCTGGGAATTCCTACCAGGGTGGTCACAGGCTTTACGTGGGCTCACAACACTAACAGCAGCCTGAGTGTGGATGAGTACTATGATGAAGATGGGACACTGCTAACACAAGACAAGAGTGCCCGTGTCTG GACCTTCCATGTTTGGAATGAATGCTGGATGGCTCGAGCAGACTTGCTACCAGAGTACAGTGGGTGGCAGGCACTGGATGCCACctgccaggaaaaaagaaaag GTCCATCCTTCTGTGGGCCAGCCCCTGTTCAAGCCATCAAGGAAGGGGACACAGAAGTTGATTATGATGTCTGCTACTTCTTTGCTGCCATCAATGCCAAGTGCCAGGTCTGGATACAAAAAACAGATGACACTCTCAGGCCAGCTCTTGGTAGCACAAAGTACACTGGCAACAACATCAGCACCAAGAGTGTGGGCAGTGAACGCTGTGAGGATATCACACACAACTACAAGTATCCTGAAG GTTCTCTTCAGGAAAAAGTAGCACTTGACAAAGCCTACACAAAGATAAAGGAGCTTGAGgcaaccagcagcagcagcaaaacacagtttAGCTCCATTCCTACCACCCTTGAAGAGCCAGTTAACCTCTTCATCCACCTCCAATCGAAGAATTCTCTGCTACGGGGACAAGACATTCCGCTTTCCATTGAAGTATTTAACCACAGTGGTGGAGAAAAGTCTACTCACCTGGTAGTTGGGGCCCAGTCTCTACATTATAAGGGTGTGCCTGTTACCCAACTTTGGAAGGAAGAGTTTCATCTTATCCTGAGAAGCAATGAAG CTAACAACCTGCAAGTCTTTGTGCCTTACTCACGGTACAGAGAAGAACTGGGAGAGGACCATCTGCTTAGGCTGACTGCCACGTTGAAAGATGAGGACTCCTTCTACATATACTTTGCACAGGAAGAGATCAGCATTTGTGATCCCCCTCTCACTATTGAG TTTCCAGAAAACATGGTACAATATCAGCCAAGCACAGCAAAGATCAGCCTCCTGAACCCTCTCACCGAACCCTTGGAGAAGTGTGTGATAGTGGTTGCAGGGCGAGGGCTCATTTACAGACAAAGGAAGTACAA GTTGGGCTCCGTGCAACCTAAAAGCACTCAACAGCTGCAAATCCCATTCACCCCCACCCAAGCTGGGCCCAGAAGACTCACTGCACATCTTACCTGCCTTCAATTCCAGAACCTGAAGAGCTACAAAACTATCGACATTGCAACTGCCTAA
- the LOC115615028 gene encoding erythrocyte membrane protein band 4.2-like isoform X3 produces MGQGSHPSKADGTQTEFPISSLGDQKQWSAAPEEQDPCFWTISVNTPANAPIGQYALLLHASKSYHLLGSFTLLFNPWCQDDEVFLANEAQRQEYILNQDGVIYWGTENAVLAQPWDFSQFEEDIVDICFTLLDVGERHRDKDHTQRKNPVYIGRTVAAMLNCDEFRGILTECGTGQYFNGTPPSKWLGSGPILRQWVASQCKPVRYGQCWVFAAVMCSVLRCLGIPTRVVTGFTWAHNTNSSLSVDEYYDEDGTLLTQDKSARVWTFHVWNECWMARADLLPEYSGWQALDATCQEKRKGPSFCGPAPVQAIKEGDTEVDYDVCYFFAAINAKCQVWIQKTDDTLRPALGSTKYTGNNISTKSVGSERCEDITHNYKYPEGSLQEKVALDKAYTKIKELEATSSSSKTQFSSIPTTLEEPVNLFIHLQSKNSLLRGQDIPLSIEVFNHSGGEKSTHLVVGAQSLHYKGVPVTQLWKEEFHLILRSNEANNLQVFVPYSRYREELGEDHLLRLTATLKDEDSFYIYFAQEEISICDPPLTIEFPENMVQYQPSTAKISLLNPLTEPLEKCVIVVAGRGLIYRQRKYKLGSVQPKSTQQLQIPFTPTQAGPRRLTAHLTCLQFQNLKSYKTIDIATA; encoded by the exons ATGGGCCAAG GATCACATCCTTCCAAAGCAGATGGAACCCAGACTGAATTTCCCATCTCCAGCCTGGGAGACCAGAAGCAGTGGAGCGCAGCACCGGAAGAACAGGACCCATGCTTCTGGACCATCTCTGTGAACACACCTGCCAATGCTCCCATTGGCCAGTATGCTCTGCTTTTACATGCCTCGAAGTCTTACCATCTCCTGGGCAGCTTCACCCTTCTCTTTAATCCATGGTGCCAAG ATGATGAGGTGTTCTTGGCTAATGAGGCACAGCGGCAGGAGTACATTTTAAACCAAGACGGTGTCATCTACTGGGGGACAGAAAATGCAGTCCTAGCACAACCTTGGGACTTCAGTCAG TTCGAGGAGGATATTGTTGACATCTGCTTCACACTGCTGGATGTAGGTGAACGCCATCGAGACAAGGATCACACCCAGCGCAAGAACCCTGTTTACATCGGCCGCACAGTTGCTGCCATG ctgaaCTGTGATGAGTTTAGAGGAATCCTGACAGAATGTGGGACCGGGCAATACTTTAATGGGACGCCCCCTTCCAAGTGGCTGGGAAGCGGTCCCATCCTCCGGCAGTGGGTTGCATCGCAGTGCAAGCCTGTCCGCTatgggcagtgctgggtgtTTGCTGCAGTCATGTGTTCAG TTCTGAGGTGCCTGGGAATTCCTACCAGGGTGGTCACAGGCTTTACGTGGGCTCACAACACTAACAGCAGCCTGAGTGTGGATGAGTACTATGATGAAGATGGGACACTGCTAACACAAGACAAGAGTGCCCGTGTCTG GACCTTCCATGTTTGGAATGAATGCTGGATGGCTCGAGCAGACTTGCTACCAGAGTACAGTGGGTGGCAGGCACTGGATGCCACctgccaggaaaaaagaaaag GTCCATCCTTCTGTGGGCCAGCCCCTGTTCAAGCCATCAAGGAAGGGGACACAGAAGTTGATTATGATGTCTGCTACTTCTTTGCTGCCATCAATGCCAAGTGCCAGGTCTGGATACAAAAAACAGATGACACTCTCAGGCCAGCTCTTGGTAGCACAAAGTACACTGGCAACAACATCAGCACCAAGAGTGTGGGCAGTGAACGCTGTGAGGATATCACACACAACTACAAGTATCCTGAAG GTTCTCTTCAGGAAAAAGTAGCACTTGACAAAGCCTACACAAAGATAAAGGAGCTTGAGgcaaccagcagcagcagcaaaacacagtttAGCTCCATTCCTACCACCCTTGAAGAGCCAGTTAACCTCTTCATCCACCTCCAATCGAAGAATTCTCTGCTACGGGGACAAGACATTCCGCTTTCCATTGAAGTATTTAACCACAGTGGTGGAGAAAAGTCTACTCACCTGGTAGTTGGGGCCCAGTCTCTACATTATAAGGGTGTGCCTGTTACCCAACTTTGGAAGGAAGAGTTTCATCTTATCCTGAGAAGCAATGAAG CTAACAACCTGCAAGTCTTTGTGCCTTACTCACGGTACAGAGAAGAACTGGGAGAGGACCATCTGCTTAGGCTGACTGCCACGTTGAAAGATGAGGACTCCTTCTACATATACTTTGCACAGGAAGAGATCAGCATTTGTGATCCCCCTCTCACTATTGAG TTTCCAGAAAACATGGTACAATATCAGCCAAGCACAGCAAAGATCAGCCTCCTGAACCCTCTCACCGAACCCTTGGAGAAGTGTGTGATAGTGGTTGCAGGGCGAGGGCTCATTTACAGACAAAGGAAGTACAA GTTGGGCTCCGTGCAACCTAAAAGCACTCAACAGCTGCAAATCCCATTCACCCCCACCCAAGCTGGGCCCAGAAGACTCACTGCACATCTTACCTGCCTTCAATTCCAGAACCTGAAGAGCTACAAAACTATCGACATTGCAACTGCCTAA
- the LOC115615028 gene encoding erythrocyte membrane protein band 4.2-like isoform X6: MGQGLSIKKCDFKITMNNKNHHTEEISTERLIVRRGQPFTITVCFSAPIHSYLWQLKRTFLIVQTGSHPSKADGTQTEFPISSLGDQKQWSAAPEEQDPCFWTISVNTPANAPIGQYALLLHASKSYHLLGSFTLLFNPWCQDDEVFLANEAQRQEYILNQDGVIYWGTENAVLAQPWDFSQFEEDIVDICFTLLDVGERHRDKDHTQRKNPVYIGRTVAAMLNCDEFRGILTECGTGQYFNGTPPSKWLGSGPILRQWVASQCKPVRYGQCWVFAAVMCSVLRCLGIPTRVVTGFTWAHNTNSSLSVDEYYDEDGTLLTQDKSARVWTFHVWNECWMARADLLPEYSGWQALDATCQEKRKGPSFCGPAPVQAIKEGDTEVDYDVCYFFAAINAKCQVWIQKTDDTLRPALGSTKYTGNNISTKSVGSERCEDITHNYKYPEGSLQEKVALDKAYTKIKELEATSSSSKTQFSSIPTTLEEPVNLFIHLQSKNSLLRGQDIPLSIEVFNHSGGEKSTHLVVGAQSLHYKGVPVTQLWKEEFHLILRSNEVSRKHGTISAKHSKDQPPEPSHRTLGEVCDSGCRARAHLQTKEVQVGLRAT, encoded by the exons ATGGGCCAAG GTCTGAGCATcaaaaaatgtgatttcaagATCACAATGAACAACAAGAACCACCACACAGAAGAAATCAGCACTGAAAGGCTTATAGTGAGGCGGGGGCAGCCATTCACTATCACTGTATGCTTCTCGGCTCCGATACACAGCTACCTGTGGCAGCTGAAGAGGACCTTCCTCATAGTACAGACAG GATCACATCCTTCCAAAGCAGATGGAACCCAGACTGAATTTCCCATCTCCAGCCTGGGAGACCAGAAGCAGTGGAGCGCAGCACCGGAAGAACAGGACCCATGCTTCTGGACCATCTCTGTGAACACACCTGCCAATGCTCCCATTGGCCAGTATGCTCTGCTTTTACATGCCTCGAAGTCTTACCATCTCCTGGGCAGCTTCACCCTTCTCTTTAATCCATGGTGCCAAG ATGATGAGGTGTTCTTGGCTAATGAGGCACAGCGGCAGGAGTACATTTTAAACCAAGACGGTGTCATCTACTGGGGGACAGAAAATGCAGTCCTAGCACAACCTTGGGACTTCAGTCAG TTCGAGGAGGATATTGTTGACATCTGCTTCACACTGCTGGATGTAGGTGAACGCCATCGAGACAAGGATCACACCCAGCGCAAGAACCCTGTTTACATCGGCCGCACAGTTGCTGCCATG ctgaaCTGTGATGAGTTTAGAGGAATCCTGACAGAATGTGGGACCGGGCAATACTTTAATGGGACGCCCCCTTCCAAGTGGCTGGGAAGCGGTCCCATCCTCCGGCAGTGGGTTGCATCGCAGTGCAAGCCTGTCCGCTatgggcagtgctgggtgtTTGCTGCAGTCATGTGTTCAG TTCTGAGGTGCCTGGGAATTCCTACCAGGGTGGTCACAGGCTTTACGTGGGCTCACAACACTAACAGCAGCCTGAGTGTGGATGAGTACTATGATGAAGATGGGACACTGCTAACACAAGACAAGAGTGCCCGTGTCTG GACCTTCCATGTTTGGAATGAATGCTGGATGGCTCGAGCAGACTTGCTACCAGAGTACAGTGGGTGGCAGGCACTGGATGCCACctgccaggaaaaaagaaaag GTCCATCCTTCTGTGGGCCAGCCCCTGTTCAAGCCATCAAGGAAGGGGACACAGAAGTTGATTATGATGTCTGCTACTTCTTTGCTGCCATCAATGCCAAGTGCCAGGTCTGGATACAAAAAACAGATGACACTCTCAGGCCAGCTCTTGGTAGCACAAAGTACACTGGCAACAACATCAGCACCAAGAGTGTGGGCAGTGAACGCTGTGAGGATATCACACACAACTACAAGTATCCTGAAG GTTCTCTTCAGGAAAAAGTAGCACTTGACAAAGCCTACACAAAGATAAAGGAGCTTGAGgcaaccagcagcagcagcaaaacacagtttAGCTCCATTCCTACCACCCTTGAAGAGCCAGTTAACCTCTTCATCCACCTCCAATCGAAGAATTCTCTGCTACGGGGACAAGACATTCCGCTTTCCATTGAAGTATTTAACCACAGTGGTGGAGAAAAGTCTACTCACCTGGTAGTTGGGGCCCAGTCTCTACATTATAAGGGTGTGCCTGTTACCCAACTTTGGAAGGAAGAGTTTCATCTTATCCTGAGAAGCAATGAAG TTTCCAGAAAACATGGTACAATATCAGCCAAGCACAGCAAAGATCAGCCTCCTGAACCCTCTCACCGAACCCTTGGAGAAGTGTGTGATAGTGGTTGCAGGGCGAGGGCTCATTTACAGACAAAGGAAGTACAA GTTGGGCTCCGTGCAACCTAA